The Miscanthus floridulus cultivar M001 chromosome 7, ASM1932011v1, whole genome shotgun sequence genome includes a region encoding these proteins:
- the LOC136463133 gene encoding transcription factor bHLH162-like, producing MEMPPPPPPPFGGPAAPDGGKPDRKTVERNRRNQMNALYSQLDSLVRAGSSPSSAAAAVQRGPPAMTRPDRLEEAAAYIRQTTERVERLKERKRELMTSARAPSSQGSGSSSAAGAAEVEVQHLGSGLHAILVTGAPPSEGASFHRAVRAVEEAGGEVQNAHFSVVGARAIYTIHTLVAEGGIERVVQRLKAALRGDA from the exons ATGGagatgccgccgccgcctcctcctccttttGGTGGCCCCGCCGCCCCCGATGGAGGCAAGCCTGACAGGAAGACGGTGGAGCGCAACCGCCGGAATCAGATGAACGCCCTCTATTCCCAACTCGACTCGCTCGTCCGCGCCGGCAGCTCGCCGTCGTCTGCAGCCGCA GCGGTGCAGCGAGGGCCACCGGCGATGACTCGGCCGGACAGGCTGGAGGAAGCGGCGGCCTACATCAGGCAGACGACGGAGAGAGTGGAGAGGCTCAAGGAGAGGAAGCGGGAGCTGATGACGTCCGCAAGGGCTCCGTCGTCCcagggctccggctcctcctctgccGCTGGGGCCGCGGAGGTGGAGGTGCAGCACCTCGGGTCCGGCCTGCACGCCATCCTCGTCACCGGCGCGCCACCGAGTGAGGGGGCGTCATTCCACCGCGCGGTGCGCGCCGTGGAGGAGGCTGGCGGCGAGGTTCAGAACGCCCACTTCTCTGTTGTCGGCGCTAGGGCCATCTACACCATCCACACGCTG GTCGCAGAGGGTGGCATTGAGAGGGTGGTACAGAGGTTAAAGGCAGCACTGCGTGGAGACGCATGA
- the LOC136463135 gene encoding uncharacterized protein isoform X2, with protein MDPEDSSEFEEDEEEDDDLMLFILPALYLASTGIGTLDQRSMVSDGTVIETPSQVSKFNDAEWICKVLEDDRGQGYDKLRVEPHILLELSRYLRSNDLLRNTRGVSVEEKIGMFIYMLSRNASFQKLNDRFKYSTETIHRHIKVCFDAVTPMTAEFVKPPLIQAHRKISSDTRYGPYFENCIGAIDGIHVPMTISDSEAAPYRNRQESLSQNVMLACDFDLNFVYVSCSREGSASDAAVLYSAIESGFEVPRGKYYLVDGGYANMPSFLAPYNEVPYHTEEQDESNFQPMDYRELFNLRHAQLHRHIKRAVGLLKMRFPILNVATSYRKDTQLKIPSAAVVLHNIIQRQGAFNSECDMGNALRDGIALRMWADYESSMCLISE; from the exons ATGGATCCAGAAGACTCTAGTGAGTTTGAGGAGgacgaagaagaagatgatgacttGATGCTATTCATCTTACCAGCACTATATCTAGCATCTACTGGAATTGGAACTCTGGATCAAAGATCGATGGTTAGTGATGGTACTGTAATTGAAACTCCAAGTCAAGTATCAAAGTTTAATGACGCAGAATGGATTTGTAAAGTGCTCGAAGATGACCGAGGCCAAGGCTATGATAAACTTCGTGTGGAGCCACATATTCTCCTAGAACTTTCGCGCTATCTGAGGTCAAATGATCTTTTGAGAAATACCAGAGGTGTTTCTGTGGAAGAGAAAATTGGCATGTTTATTTACATGCTATCTCGAAATGCTAGTTTTCAGAAACTAAATGACAGATTCAAGTACAGTACAGAAACTATTCATAGACATATCAAAGTATGCTTTGATGCAGTCACACCAATGACTGCTGAATTCGTGAAGCCACCTTTAATTCAAGCCCACCGGAAAATATCATCTGATACACGTTATGGGCCTTACTTTGAG AACTGTATTGGAGCAATTGATGGAATTCATGTCCCTATGACAATATCAGACAGCGAAGCAGCTCCATACCGAAATAGACAAGAATCCCTTTCCCAAAACGTGATGCTTGCTTGTGATTTTGATTTGAATTTCGTCTATGTTTCTTGTAGCCGAGAAGGGTCTGCATCTGATGCAGCAGTCTTATACTCTGCTATAGAATCTGGATTTGAAGTCCCAAGAGGAAAGTACTACCTGGTTGACGGGGGTTATGCGAACATGCCATCTTTTCTTGCTCCTTATAATGAAGTCCCTTACCATACTGAAGAGCAAGATGAGAGCAATTTCCAACCAATGGACTACAGAGAGCTTTTCAATCTTCGTCATGCACAGCTGCACAGACATATTAAGCGTGCTGTAGGCCTACTGAAGATGCGATTTCCAATTCTAAATGTCGCAACATCATACCGAAAAGACACTCAACTGAAaattccttcagcagcagttgtTCTACATAACATAATTCAGAGACAAGGAG CTTTCAACAGTGAATGTGACATGGGTAATGCTTTGAGAGATGGTATTGCACTGAGGATGTGGGCAGATTATGAAAGTAGCATGTGTCTGATTTCAGAATAG
- the LOC136463135 gene encoding uncharacterized protein isoform X3: MDPEDSSEFEEDEEEDDDLMLFILPALYLASTGIGTLDQRSMVSDGTVIETPSQVSKFNDAEWICKVLEDDRGQGYDKLRVEPHILLELSRYLRSNDLLRNTRGVSVEEKIGMFIYMLSRNASFQKLNDRFKYSTETIHRHIKVCFDAVTPMTAEFVKPPLIQAHRKISSDTRYGPYFENCIGAIDGIHVPMTISDSEAAPYRNRQESLSQNVMLACDFDLNFVYVSCSREGSASDAAVLYSAIESGFEVPRGKYYLVDGGYANMPSFLAPYNEVPYHTEEQDESNFQPMDYRELFNLRHAQLHRHIKRAVGLLKMRFPILNVATSYRKDTQLKIPSAAVVLHNIIQRQGATSPAKHKRASWHPSGR, encoded by the exons ATGGATCCAGAAGACTCTAGTGAGTTTGAGGAGgacgaagaagaagatgatgacttGATGCTATTCATCTTACCAGCACTATATCTAGCATCTACTGGAATTGGAACTCTGGATCAAAGATCGATGGTTAGTGATGGTACTGTAATTGAAACTCCAAGTCAAGTATCAAAGTTTAATGACGCAGAATGGATTTGTAAAGTGCTCGAAGATGACCGAGGCCAAGGCTATGATAAACTTCGTGTGGAGCCACATATTCTCCTAGAACTTTCGCGCTATCTGAGGTCAAATGATCTTTTGAGAAATACCAGAGGTGTTTCTGTGGAAGAGAAAATTGGCATGTTTATTTACATGCTATCTCGAAATGCTAGTTTTCAGAAACTAAATGACAGATTCAAGTACAGTACAGAAACTATTCATAGACATATCAAAGTATGCTTTGATGCAGTCACACCAATGACTGCTGAATTCGTGAAGCCACCTTTAATTCAAGCCCACCGGAAAATATCATCTGATACACGTTATGGGCCTTACTTTGAG AACTGTATTGGAGCAATTGATGGAATTCATGTCCCTATGACAATATCAGACAGCGAAGCAGCTCCATACCGAAATAGACAAGAATCCCTTTCCCAAAACGTGATGCTTGCTTGTGATTTTGATTTGAATTTCGTCTATGTTTCTTGTAGCCGAGAAGGGTCTGCATCTGATGCAGCAGTCTTATACTCTGCTATAGAATCTGGATTTGAAGTCCCAAGAGGAAAGTACTACCTGGTTGACGGGGGTTATGCGAACATGCCATCTTTTCTTGCTCCTTATAATGAAGTCCCTTACCATACTGAAGAGCAAGATGAGAGCAATTTCCAACCAATGGACTACAGAGAGCTTTTCAATCTTCGTCATGCACAGCTGCACAGACATATTAAGCGTGCTGTAGGCCTACTGAAGATGCGATTTCCAATTCTAAATGTCGCAACATCATACCGAAAAGACACTCAACTGAAaattccttcagcagcagttgtTCTACATAACATAATTCAGAGACAAGGAG CCACTTCGCCTGCAAAGCATAAAAGGGCATCATGGCACCCTTCTGGAAGATAG
- the LOC136463135 gene encoding uncharacterized protein isoform X1, which produces MDPEDSSEFEEDEEEDDDLMLFILPALYLASTGIGTLDQRSMVSDGTVIETPSQVSKFNDAEWICKVLEDDRGQGYDKLRVEPHILLELSRYLRSNDLLRNTRGVSVEEKIGMFIYMLSRNASFQKLNDRFKYSTETIHRHIKVCFDAVTPMTAEFVKPPLIQAHRKISSDTRYGPYFENCIGAIDGIHVPMTISDSEAAPYRNRQESLSQNVMLACDFDLNFVYVSCSREGSASDAAVLYSAIESGFEVPRGKYYLVDGGYANMPSFLAPYNEVPYHTEEQDESNFQPMDYRELFNLRHAQLHRHIKRAVGLLKMRFPILNVATSYRKDTQLKIPSAAVVLHNIIQRQGGNEELLCEQTIPFASHKRVNLPSGDDTYGYDVSAFNSECDMGNALRDGIALRMWADYESSMCLISE; this is translated from the exons ATGGATCCAGAAGACTCTAGTGAGTTTGAGGAGgacgaagaagaagatgatgacttGATGCTATTCATCTTACCAGCACTATATCTAGCATCTACTGGAATTGGAACTCTGGATCAAAGATCGATGGTTAGTGATGGTACTGTAATTGAAACTCCAAGTCAAGTATCAAAGTTTAATGACGCAGAATGGATTTGTAAAGTGCTCGAAGATGACCGAGGCCAAGGCTATGATAAACTTCGTGTGGAGCCACATATTCTCCTAGAACTTTCGCGCTATCTGAGGTCAAATGATCTTTTGAGAAATACCAGAGGTGTTTCTGTGGAAGAGAAAATTGGCATGTTTATTTACATGCTATCTCGAAATGCTAGTTTTCAGAAACTAAATGACAGATTCAAGTACAGTACAGAAACTATTCATAGACATATCAAAGTATGCTTTGATGCAGTCACACCAATGACTGCTGAATTCGTGAAGCCACCTTTAATTCAAGCCCACCGGAAAATATCATCTGATACACGTTATGGGCCTTACTTTGAG AACTGTATTGGAGCAATTGATGGAATTCATGTCCCTATGACAATATCAGACAGCGAAGCAGCTCCATACCGAAATAGACAAGAATCCCTTTCCCAAAACGTGATGCTTGCTTGTGATTTTGATTTGAATTTCGTCTATGTTTCTTGTAGCCGAGAAGGGTCTGCATCTGATGCAGCAGTCTTATACTCTGCTATAGAATCTGGATTTGAAGTCCCAAGAGGAAAGTACTACCTGGTTGACGGGGGTTATGCGAACATGCCATCTTTTCTTGCTCCTTATAATGAAGTCCCTTACCATACTGAAGAGCAAGATGAGAGCAATTTCCAACCAATGGACTACAGAGAGCTTTTCAATCTTCGTCATGCACAGCTGCACAGACATATTAAGCGTGCTGTAGGCCTACTGAAGATGCGATTTCCAATTCTAAATGTCGCAACATCATACCGAAAAGACACTCAACTGAAaattccttcagcagcagttgtTCTACATAACATAATTCAGAGACAAGGAGGTAATGAAGAGTTGTTATGTGAGCAAACAATCCCATTTGCTTCCCATAAAAGAGTGAATCTTCCTAGTGGTGATGATACATATGGTTACGATGTTTCAGCTTTCAACAGTGAATGTGACATGGGTAATGCTTTGAGAGATGGTATTGCACTGAGGATGTGGGCAGATTATGAAAGTAGCATGTGTCTGATTTCAGAATAG